A stretch of Gemmatimonas aurantiaca T-27 DNA encodes these proteins:
- a CDS encoding DUF2911 domain-containing protein → MRFLFASLAAASLVAQTSGAQPASIVYRLGKDTSAVEQYTRTATSITGDMVQRNGPAIARYHYAITLGKDGRPTAATLTRHNQDGSAAPAPNTWRYTVTTDSIVRETVFADSTARRVFAAKGGFVNWPTFIYGPTELLAAARAKKQPVDSLPAVGNAGNLGFTGLIALSGDSTRLRGGAYAMVLRHDAQQRLISVDGSGTTNKITATRGGAVNFDAVAKAMKPTGVLSLREDARGAFGQGGMVIVDYGRPQVRDRSVWGGVLVPFDSVWRMGANDATHLFTTRPLVMGSLAIAPGMYTLWVQHTRSGTYLIVNKQTGQWGTVYSAAQDLGRVAMTLSDAPGFTETMTIVVKSANATSGALELAWGDKVASVPFTIGAR, encoded by the coding sequence ATGCGATTTCTATTCGCCTCCCTCGCCGCGGCATCACTCGTCGCGCAGACCAGCGGTGCTCAGCCGGCGTCGATCGTCTACCGCCTTGGCAAAGACACCAGCGCCGTGGAGCAGTACACGCGCACGGCCACGTCCATCACGGGCGACATGGTGCAGCGCAACGGTCCCGCCATTGCGCGTTATCACTACGCCATCACGCTCGGCAAGGATGGCCGGCCCACTGCGGCCACGCTCACGCGCCACAATCAGGATGGCAGCGCCGCCCCCGCGCCGAACACGTGGCGCTACACGGTGACCACCGACTCCATCGTGCGCGAAACGGTGTTTGCCGACAGCACCGCGCGGCGCGTCTTTGCGGCCAAGGGTGGTTTCGTGAACTGGCCCACGTTCATCTATGGCCCCACGGAACTGCTCGCGGCCGCACGCGCGAAGAAGCAGCCAGTGGACTCACTGCCCGCCGTGGGCAACGCCGGCAATCTGGGCTTCACCGGGTTGATCGCCCTCTCGGGTGATTCCACGCGCCTGCGTGGTGGTGCCTACGCCATGGTCCTGCGGCACGATGCGCAGCAGCGTCTGATCTCGGTAGACGGCAGTGGCACCACCAACAAGATCACCGCCACACGCGGCGGCGCGGTCAACTTCGATGCGGTCGCCAAGGCGATGAAGCCCACGGGTGTGTTGAGTCTTCGTGAAGACGCCCGCGGTGCCTTTGGTCAGGGCGGCATGGTGATCGTGGACTACGGACGCCCGCAGGTACGCGATCGCAGCGTGTGGGGCGGCGTGCTCGTGCCCTTCGACAGTGTGTGGCGCATGGGCGCCAACGATGCCACACATCTGTTCACCACGCGTCCGCTGGTGATGGGTAGCCTCGCCATCGCACCGGGCATGTATACGCTGTGGGTGCAGCATACACGCAGTGGCACCTATCTGATCGTGAACAAGCAGACCGGCCAGTGGGGCACGGTGTACTCCGCCGCTCAGGATCTGGGCCGGGTGGCCATGACGCTGAGCGATGCGCCGGGCTTCACGGAGACGATGACGATTGTCGTCAAGTCGGCGAATGCCACGAGCGGTGCGCTGGAACTCGCATGGGGCGACAAGGTGGCGAGTGTGCCCTTCACGATCGGGGCGCGATAG
- a CDS encoding nucleotidyl transferase AbiEii/AbiGii toxin family protein codes for MSESSRDEQARPTPPSVGKLEKYVLAHANREGLAVGRVRHWISFMMLSGALDRAAGRPAGPRFIVKGGVALELRLPTRARATEDLDIVAVCDKDDLIAALDEALREPYHDCTFSRRAETRPLGDRALRVWVQIAYRSQRWATIQVDLARPDGADAETERLPSIPLSSFGLIGPADVACLSMRYHVAQKFHGMTKVPRHGGENDRFRDAVDLLLLRELLHGTSLQAIREACEDTFRIRAEHPWPPAIVLPPSWREPYAAMARALGIQETNLDAAERALREFLAAIEAA; via the coding sequence GTGAGCGAGTCCTCGCGTGACGAGCAGGCGCGACCGACTCCGCCCTCCGTTGGGAAGCTCGAGAAGTACGTCCTCGCGCACGCGAACCGCGAGGGGCTCGCCGTTGGGCGCGTGCGGCACTGGATCTCATTTATGATGCTCAGCGGCGCCCTCGACCGCGCCGCCGGACGACCGGCAGGTCCCCGCTTCATCGTGAAAGGAGGCGTAGCGCTCGAACTCCGCCTCCCGACGCGCGCCCGCGCGACGGAGGACTTGGACATCGTGGCAGTGTGCGACAAGGACGACCTTATCGCCGCACTCGACGAGGCACTGCGCGAGCCGTATCACGACTGCACGTTCAGCCGCAGAGCCGAGACGCGCCCGCTCGGCGACCGAGCGCTCCGGGTGTGGGTGCAGATTGCCTATCGGTCCCAGCGGTGGGCGACTATCCAAGTCGATCTCGCACGACCGGACGGTGCCGACGCCGAGACAGAGCGGCTGCCTAGCATCCCGCTGAGCAGCTTCGGGCTGATCGGGCCGGCTGACGTCGCGTGTCTCTCGATGCGCTATCACGTCGCGCAGAAGTTCCACGGCATGACCAAGGTGCCGCGCCACGGCGGCGAGAACGATCGGTTTCGCGACGCCGTGGACCTGCTGCTGCTCCGCGAGCTCCTGCACGGCACCAGTCTCCAGGCAATCCGAGAGGCCTGCGAGGACACGTTCCGGATTCGAGCCGAGCACCCGTGGCCGCCGGCGATCGTCTTGCCGCCGAGTTGGCGAGAGCCCTACGCCGCGATGGCTCGGGCGCTCGGAATCCAGGAGACCAACCTAGACGCTGCCGAGCGCGCCCTTCGCGAGTTCCTCGCGGCGATCGAGGCAGCATGA
- a CDS encoding LVIVD repeat-containing protein, with protein MRVMRGVALLLATCVVPTVLSAQTYPSGKDPRSTLKPGRYDAGISTSNMKLVSTTPKAAQFDTVRGLTFVNSDMAFGGKYVYQANFAGFTILDISNPAKPEVVSVTRCITSQGDPSIYGNLLFISAEGAGNRNDCGDGGVQDPKDHMAGVRIFDVSNPKAPKLVKNVQTCKGSHTHTIVPHPTDKKTIYIYVSGQQAARPETELAGCKNGNDPADASNSLYQLDIIKVPLNAPEQAKVIPGARIFTGLDGGGECKIYCAPSSGRPAGPGRPQPAANMPDGPRNCHDVTSYPAMNLLLASCTTHSILVDIKNPEKPFRIDAIMDTNNFQGRHTAAFSNDGKKLIQTDEWGGGTGPMCQASSMIELGGNTILTLDAKNKQTQRAYFKLPAAQSAEENCVAHNGGIIPVPGRDLYVQGWYQGGVNIMDFTDADKAFEIGHFDRGAINPPRPVDVPSAAAPAGPPVRGNGNTIGGSWGAYYWNGHVYSSEMDRGLDILELTPSDLLSANEIAAAKLVVYSEFNPQSQPKYSWPAAFVVVRSYLDQLVRGNGLDAARTTAISSALTDAEAKTGAARATALRTLATQVDKDAVGAKDSARVKTMASEIRRLAAAK; from the coding sequence ATGCGCGTCATGCGTGGCGTGGCCCTTCTTCTGGCGACGTGCGTCGTTCCGACGGTTTTGTCGGCACAGACGTACCCGTCCGGCAAGGACCCCCGTAGCACCCTCAAGCCCGGCCGCTATGATGCCGGCATTTCGACGAGCAACATGAAGCTCGTCTCCACCACGCCGAAGGCGGCCCAGTTCGATACGGTGCGCGGCCTCACGTTCGTGAACTCGGACATGGCGTTCGGTGGCAAGTACGTGTACCAGGCGAACTTCGCCGGCTTCACCATCCTCGACATCAGCAACCCGGCCAAGCCGGAAGTCGTGTCGGTGACGCGCTGCATCACGTCGCAGGGTGACCCGTCGATCTACGGCAACCTGCTGTTCATCTCGGCGGAAGGCGCGGGCAACCGCAACGATTGCGGCGACGGTGGTGTGCAGGACCCGAAGGATCACATGGCCGGCGTGCGCATCTTCGACGTGTCCAACCCGAAGGCGCCGAAGCTCGTGAAGAACGTGCAGACCTGCAAGGGCTCGCACACGCACACGATCGTGCCGCACCCGACGGACAAGAAGACCATCTACATCTACGTGTCTGGCCAGCAAGCGGCGCGTCCGGAAACCGAATTGGCCGGCTGCAAGAACGGCAATGATCCGGCCGATGCGAGCAACTCGCTGTACCAGCTCGACATCATCAAGGTACCGCTCAATGCTCCCGAGCAGGCCAAGGTGATCCCGGGCGCGCGCATCTTCACCGGCCTCGATGGCGGCGGTGAGTGCAAGATCTACTGCGCGCCGAGCTCGGGCCGGCCGGCCGGTCCCGGCCGCCCGCAGCCTGCCGCGAACATGCCCGACGGTCCGCGCAACTGCCACGACGTGACGTCGTACCCGGCCATGAACCTGCTGCTGGCCTCGTGCACGACGCACTCGATCCTGGTCGACATCAAGAACCCGGAGAAGCCGTTCCGGATCGATGCGATCATGGACACGAACAACTTCCAGGGTCGCCACACCGCCGCGTTCAGCAACGACGGCAAGAAGCTGATCCAGACGGACGAATGGGGCGGCGGCACGGGCCCGATGTGTCAGGCTTCGAGCATGATCGAACTCGGTGGCAACACCATCCTCACGCTCGACGCGAAGAACAAGCAGACGCAGCGCGCCTACTTCAAGCTGCCGGCTGCACAGTCGGCCGAAGAGAACTGCGTCGCGCACAACGGTGGCATCATCCCGGTGCCGGGTCGTGACCTGTACGTGCAGGGCTGGTACCAGGGCGGCGTGAACATCATGGACTTCACGGATGCCGACAAGGCGTTCGAGATCGGCCACTTCGATCGCGGTGCGATCAACCCGCCGCGTCCGGTGGACGTGCCGTCGGCGGCGGCTCCGGCTGGCCCGCCGGTGCGTGGCAACGGCAACACGATCGGTGGATCGTGGGGTGCGTACTACTGGAACGGCCACGTCTACTCGTCCGAAATGGACCGTGGCCTGGATATCCTCGAGCTGACGCCGAGCGATCTGCTGTCGGCCAACGAAATCGCCGCCGCGAAGCTGGTCGTCTACAGCGAGTTCAATCCGCAGAGCCAGCCGAAGTACTCGTGGCCGGCGGCGTTCGTGGTGGTGCGTTCGTACCTCGACCAGTTGGTGCGTGGCAACGGTCTCGACGCGGCCCGCACGACGGCGATCTCCAGCGCGCTCACCGACGCCGAAGCCAAGACCGGCGCGGCGCGTGCGACGGCGCTGCGCACCCTGGCCACGCAGGTGGACAAGGATGCGGTGGGTGCGAAGGACAGCGCCCGCGTGAAGACGATGGCGTCTGAAATCCGTCGCCTGGCGGCCGCGAAGTAA
- a CDS encoding DNA mismatch endonuclease Vsr, which produces MTHQRSTKRASCPSRPKATPERSALLGRVRQRGTAPEMVVQEMLRRLSHAHSTNVRGIPGSPDIVAADHSRAVFVHGCYWHRHPGCPASSTPRNNAQFWKEKFEANVRRDQRKARELRKLGYRVMTVWECQTKSREKRARLERRLDRFFREEK; this is translated from the coding sequence ATGACACACCAGCGATCGACGAAGCGAGCGAGCTGTCCGAGCCGCCCGAAGGCCACGCCAGAGCGGTCGGCACTCCTTGGCCGTGTCAGGCAGAGAGGGACGGCTCCCGAGATGGTCGTGCAGGAGATGTTGAGGCGTTTGAGCCACGCTCACTCGACCAACGTGCGAGGTATTCCGGGTTCGCCGGACATCGTCGCAGCTGATCACTCGCGGGCCGTCTTCGTCCACGGCTGCTACTGGCACCGCCATCCCGGATGCCCAGCGAGCAGCACACCGAGGAACAACGCGCAGTTCTGGAAGGAGAAGTTCGAGGCGAACGTGCGACGCGACCAGCGGAAAGCGAGGGAGCTCCGAAAGCTCGGATATCGGGTGATGACCGTGTGGGAGTGTCAGACCAAGTCGCGGGAGAAGCGCGCACGACTCGAGCGTCGTCTCGACCGATTCTTCCGAGAGGAGAAGTAG
- a CDS encoding DNA cytosine methyltransferase translates to MSSDGRAIERVIALRAGGTACTRIAINPDESLEGSQDALADRFDRAFLCTTSRPRIGARQREVRVVDLFSGCGAMSLGIWEASRAIGARMVPVMALDFNDKALRVYEDNFPNVWAISKPVESILDGALGAPASPAERDLVARLGHVDVLIGGPPCQGHSNLNNHTRREDPKNKLYDRMARFAELVEPTHVIIENVSAVLHDKGRVVDRTIAHLKKLKYSIDSKVVEAVAIGVPQRRRRHFVVASREIQPDIDATIDAFTRGERSVFWAIGDLACVSRDDLFDQTGTPSSVNRGRIKYLFDNKLYELPDEERPDCHRLEEHSYKSVYGRLRPNKPAQTITSGFLSMGQGRYVHPTKRRTITPHEAARLQFIPDFFDFGSVSKRTALAEMIGNAVPSKLAYVLGVELLR, encoded by the coding sequence GTGTCATCGGACGGCCGTGCGATCGAGCGCGTCATCGCGCTGCGAGCCGGCGGCACGGCCTGCACACGAATCGCCATAAATCCCGACGAATCGCTCGAAGGATCCCAGGACGCGCTCGCCGATCGCTTCGATCGAGCATTCCTTTGCACGACATCACGCCCACGAATCGGGGCGCGCCAGCGAGAGGTTCGAGTCGTCGACCTGTTCTCGGGATGTGGTGCGATGTCCCTGGGTATTTGGGAGGCGAGTCGGGCCATTGGCGCGCGCATGGTGCCGGTTATGGCTCTCGACTTCAACGACAAGGCCCTGCGCGTCTACGAAGACAATTTCCCGAATGTCTGGGCCATTTCGAAGCCGGTCGAGTCGATCCTCGACGGCGCGCTTGGAGCCCCTGCGTCGCCGGCAGAACGTGACCTGGTCGCTCGATTGGGACATGTGGATGTGCTGATAGGCGGCCCCCCCTGCCAAGGGCACAGCAATCTCAATAACCACACGCGGCGAGAGGATCCGAAGAACAAGCTCTACGACCGGATGGCGCGGTTCGCGGAACTTGTCGAGCCGACGCACGTCATAATCGAGAACGTGTCAGCGGTATTGCACGACAAGGGTAGGGTCGTTGATCGCACTATCGCACATCTCAAAAAGTTGAAGTACTCGATCGACAGCAAGGTGGTGGAGGCGGTCGCGATCGGAGTTCCACAGCGTCGGCGGCGCCACTTCGTCGTGGCGTCGCGGGAGATCCAACCCGATATCGACGCGACGATCGATGCGTTCACCCGAGGCGAGCGGAGCGTCTTCTGGGCGATCGGCGACCTCGCATGCGTGTCCCGAGACGACCTTTTCGATCAGACGGGCACACCTTCGTCAGTCAACCGAGGGCGAATCAAGTACCTCTTCGACAACAAGCTGTACGAGTTGCCCGACGAGGAGCGGCCGGACTGCCACCGACTCGAAGAACACAGCTACAAGTCGGTGTACGGCCGGCTCCGCCCGAATAAGCCCGCACAGACCATCACGAGCGGATTCCTCAGCATGGGGCAGGGGCGGTACGTGCACCCCACGAAGCGGCGGACCATCACCCCCCACGAAGCTGCCCGTCTGCAGTTCATCCCCGATTTCTTCGATTTCGGTAGCGTCTCGAAGCGAACGGCGCTCGCGGAGATGATCGGGAACGCAGTGCCCTCCAAACTGGCGTACGTCCTCGGAGTAGAGCTACTCCGGTGA
- a CDS encoding type IV toxin-antitoxin system AbiEi family antitoxin domain-containing protein, which translates to MPTATYRALYDIAEDQMGYVTTGQAGTVGVSAMALVMMTRRGTLERVSRGVYRLIDFPVQPLAQYMQATLWPHGRRGVLSHETALSLHELSGVDPAKVHITVPADFRVQRAVPSYLIVHRGDLTSEDVTRIDGMPITTPARTIRDCIQVHLGPALITEAIKQARTSGLVNAPTASVLERELRIASGALGAGARR; encoded by the coding sequence ATGCCGACCGCCACGTACCGCGCGCTTTACGACATAGCAGAAGACCAAATGGGGTACGTGACGACGGGACAAGCAGGGACCGTCGGCGTGAGTGCCATGGCGCTCGTGATGATGACCCGGCGCGGCACGCTAGAGCGCGTGAGCCGCGGCGTCTACCGCCTAATCGACTTTCCTGTACAGCCGCTCGCGCAGTACATGCAGGCCACCCTCTGGCCACATGGGCGCCGGGGCGTGCTCTCGCACGAGACGGCGTTGTCGCTCCACGAGCTCTCGGGCGTGGACCCCGCCAAGGTACATATCACCGTGCCGGCGGACTTCCGCGTCCAGCGAGCGGTGCCAAGCTATCTCATCGTGCACCGAGGGGACCTGACATCAGAGGATGTGACGCGGATCGACGGAATGCCGATCACTACACCGGCCCGCACGATCCGCGACTGCATCCAGGTGCACCTAGGACCGGCACTCATCACCGAAGCAATCAAACAGGCCCGCACGAGCGGCCTCGTGAACGCCCCTACTGCGAGCGTGCTCGAGCGTGAACTCCGCATTGCTTCTGGCGCTCTCGGTGCGGGGGCGCGCCGGTGA
- a CDS encoding coiled-coil domain-containing protein → MPTTNRSYYIGRVKRAPHRGDAYLYASIEPLVESDPTGSQWLGPLRNSVSSFPKRGLVHWNKAPFQLQLGSLWQFTIDEHPSAVRSDQLEHFQLEDPQEPIEVLDLRGWSDEERLRSAITSDGIPLSPPPLARRVLLWLASDVYVGPLLLKPATAPGFWVLDRPDAHIDAARMPVCRLSASDINRVPLEGERWFVSPRLELGRSAGIQNWTSDAQVTRSILTRLRKMDPDLVRAIGVTESVFREYLDHVEGGRMGSADPAVERARADRLRGVRDAIQRDEVLLTEAVEALLGTEAVRTEVQSQAHAKIDGEVHSRRAEIDAALSDSTKELARVQDILNAKRTEVAALDAALLEKRGELEAKVASFDQEVSARLEEIARRPEAIFAETAVMRAVLTPGFARPVGGGNGGVPAYPPARAVSRQVRDFGESTLELGDETDVRRALAVHAGASALSLQAMLSLHAMFVSGAAPVVVGSYAYDLLRAYASAVAGGRLHWIPIGSSTMEPYDLLGRFDGASGRIIPSPSGLLDVARDATQSGRLHVVVLEGFNRAPCEAYLSPILEAAQAGRLGDALRVIPLANPELISGDDPYREVARLVWPSNVLIACLPSDGSVTLPVPPSVWRFVALVDADDRDRTQLPSVPAENGVAPRTEIPPTLWKESVATAQAHAAHDRDEVTTVARALSLSARDARDAVRVREVLCANGLPHGDATSVALVATLIARSGSDAKAIDEGLRTAGVAVPSWQTIRAEAQRLRS, encoded by the coding sequence ATGCCGACGACGAATCGTTCGTACTACATCGGACGTGTGAAGCGCGCGCCGCACCGCGGTGACGCGTACCTCTATGCGAGCATTGAGCCGCTCGTCGAATCCGATCCGACCGGCAGCCAGTGGCTTGGCCCTCTTCGCAATTCGGTGTCCAGCTTCCCCAAGCGCGGTCTCGTGCACTGGAACAAGGCGCCCTTCCAACTTCAGTTAGGGAGCCTGTGGCAGTTCACCATCGACGAGCACCCATCGGCCGTACGCAGTGATCAGTTGGAGCATTTCCAGCTGGAAGATCCGCAGGAGCCGATCGAGGTGTTGGACCTCCGCGGATGGAGCGACGAGGAGAGGCTGCGGAGCGCCATTACCAGCGACGGAATTCCTCTCTCACCGCCGCCACTCGCACGGCGCGTGCTCCTCTGGCTCGCGAGCGACGTCTACGTCGGACCCCTGCTGCTCAAGCCCGCGACGGCTCCAGGCTTCTGGGTACTCGACAGGCCCGACGCGCATATCGACGCCGCCCGCATGCCTGTCTGCCGTCTCTCGGCGTCCGACATCAATCGCGTCCCGCTCGAGGGCGAGCGCTGGTTCGTCTCGCCCCGCCTGGAACTCGGCCGGAGCGCGGGCATCCAGAATTGGACGTCGGACGCGCAGGTCACACGAAGCATTCTCACCAGGCTGCGCAAGATGGACCCCGACTTGGTCAGGGCGATCGGCGTGACGGAGAGTGTGTTCCGCGAATATCTCGACCACGTCGAGGGTGGTCGGATGGGTAGCGCCGACCCGGCAGTTGAGCGAGCGCGGGCCGACCGCCTTCGCGGCGTGCGTGACGCGATCCAACGCGATGAGGTGTTGCTGACGGAGGCGGTGGAGGCTCTACTCGGGACCGAGGCGGTACGGACAGAGGTCCAGAGTCAGGCGCATGCCAAGATCGATGGGGAGGTGCACTCGCGGAGGGCCGAGATCGACGCGGCACTCTCGGACTCGACAAAAGAGCTGGCGCGAGTACAGGACATTCTGAATGCGAAACGCACCGAAGTCGCTGCGTTGGATGCGGCGCTCCTCGAGAAGCGCGGAGAGCTCGAAGCGAAGGTCGCCTCTTTCGATCAGGAGGTCTCGGCTAGGCTGGAGGAGATTGCCCGCCGGCCCGAGGCCATCTTCGCGGAGACAGCGGTTATGAGGGCCGTGCTAACGCCTGGTTTTGCGAGGCCAGTCGGTGGCGGGAACGGTGGGGTGCCCGCGTATCCACCCGCGCGTGCGGTCTCCAGACAGGTGCGGGATTTCGGAGAGTCGACGCTAGAGTTGGGTGATGAGACTGACGTCAGGCGGGCCCTCGCGGTACACGCCGGCGCCAGCGCGCTGAGCCTGCAGGCGATGTTGAGCCTGCACGCGATGTTCGTCTCGGGTGCGGCTCCAGTAGTGGTGGGGTCGTACGCATACGATCTCCTGCGCGCCTACGCGTCCGCCGTGGCGGGCGGGCGACTTCACTGGATCCCCATCGGAAGCTCCACGATGGAGCCGTACGACCTGCTGGGCCGTTTCGACGGGGCGTCCGGCCGAATTATTCCGAGCCCGTCCGGTCTTCTCGATGTCGCGCGCGACGCGACGCAGTCGGGTCGCCTTCATGTCGTGGTGCTCGAAGGGTTCAACAGGGCACCCTGTGAGGCGTATCTGTCGCCGATCCTGGAGGCTGCGCAAGCAGGCCGACTGGGTGACGCGTTGCGCGTGATCCCTCTGGCGAATCCTGAGCTGATCTCGGGCGACGACCCCTATCGCGAAGTGGCCCGTCTGGTATGGCCTTCTAACGTGCTGATCGCGTGCCTCCCGAGCGACGGCAGCGTGACGTTGCCGGTGCCACCGTCTGTCTGGCGTTTCGTTGCGCTGGTCGATGCCGACGACCGCGATCGCACGCAGCTTCCATCTGTGCCGGCAGAAAACGGCGTCGCGCCGCGCACAGAGATCCCGCCGACGCTCTGGAAGGAGAGCGTGGCCACCGCCCAAGCCCACGCTGCCCATGACCGGGACGAGGTGACAACGGTCGCCCGTGCTCTGTCGCTCTCCGCTCGTGACGCAAGAGACGCGGTCCGTGTGCGGGAGGTGTTGTGCGCCAATGGGCTGCCTCACGGAGACGCAACCAGCGTCGCTCTCGTCGCCACGTTGATCGCGCGGTCTGGGTCAGATGCGAAGGCGATCGACGAGGGCCTACGCACGGCCGGCGTCGCGGTGCCCAGCTGGCAAACCATTCGTGCCGAGGCGCAACGCCTCCGCAGCTAA